From the genome of Lotus japonicus ecotype B-129 chromosome 6, LjGifu_v1.2, one region includes:
- the LOC130725780 gene encoding polyphenol oxidase, chloroplastic-like: protein IHHSKPIKRHQYHHHHVACSSNTTPSPNTNNNNIDGAAGSGHRRDVLIGLCGGAATTLFNINNPLAAIAAPVLPDFNNCGPATLPKCPRPPYDCCPPPNVSGSVKTFRLPLGIRQSRRIRLPAHQLPPEYLSKYKTALNRMKNLKDDDPRSFKNQAKVHCAYCNGAYHQIGFPNVEFPVHKSWLFLPFHRWYLYFFERILGHLIEDPTFAIPFWNWDAPDGMTMPFDFTCDPNSPLYDPLRNTNHMPATLMDLGRGLECLGNVHKECVPNVHTNLTILHRVFVDNGKTPGDFLGGAYRAGETAFRKGSLENLHDSIHQWTGDPNQPNGEDMGSFYSAARDPIFYAHHANVDRMWSVRNELGLGGTTFNDPDWLQSGFFFYDEHKQLVRVNVGDCLFTADLGYVYKDVDNLWTDPKYAPKPAKSRAQRLEEQAKRAPVSLRKNYDDVKFPLALDEAVTLVLKRPQKSRSKSEKEEVQEVLSLEGIEFDSSMSVKFDVIIDEEDYKLVNAGNAEFAGSFLSVPHSGGDMNMNMKTDFRLALTDLLERLEAEDDESVLVTLVPRDGRGIKIQGIKIELI from the coding sequence ATCCACCACAGCAAACCAATTAAACGCCAccaatatcatcatcatcacgtAGCATGCAGCAGCAACACAACACCATCACCAAacaccaacaataacaatattgATGGTGCAGCTGGATCAGGACATAGAAGAGATGTTCTGATTGGACTTTGTGGCGGTGCTGCCACCACTCTTTTCAACATTAACAATCCTTTAGCCGCCATTGCTGCTCCGGTGTTACCAGACTTTAACAATTGCGGTCCAGCAACACTACCTAAATGTCCAAGGCCTCCCTACGATTGCTGTCCACCACCAAATGTCTCAGGATCTGTCAAAACTTTCCGGCTACCGCTAGGCATTCGCCAATCCAGGCGGATAAGACTGCCGGCACATCAGCTGCCTCCTGAATATCTATCCAAATACAAGACAGCCCTTAACAGGATGAAAAATCTTAAAGATGATGACCCTCGCAGTTTCAAGAACCAAGCCAAAGTCCACTGCGCTTACTGTAACGGTGCCTATCACCAAATAGGGTTCCCTAATGTTGAATTTCCAGTCCATAAATCGTGGCTCTTCTTGCCTTTCCACCGTTGGTACCTCTATTTCTTCGAGAGAATCTTGGGTCACTTGATCGAGGACCCGACCTTTGCCATTCCATTTTGGAACTGGGATGCTCCTGATGGCATGACAATGCCTTTTGATTTCACTTGTGACCCTAATTCACCTCTCTATGACCCTCTCCGTAACACCAATCACATGCCAGCAACACTCATGGACCTTGGCCGCGGCCTAGAATGCTTGGGCAATGTCCACAAAGAATGCGTGCCCAATGTCCACACCAACCTCACAATCTTGCACAGAGTCTTTGTGGACAATGGAAAGACCCCAGGAGACTTCCTCGGTGGAGCTTACCGTGCTGGCGAAACTGCCTTCCGTAAAGGCTCTCTAGAGAATCTTCATGATAGTATCCATCAATGGACAGGTGATCCAAACCAGCCTAACGGTGAGGACATGGGAAGTTTCTACTCTGCTGCTAGAGACCCCATTTTCTACGCTCACCATGCAAATGTTGATAGGATGTGGTCTGTGAGGAACGAACTTGGACTTGGTGGAACTACTTTCAATGACCCGGATTGGCTACAATCCGGCTTTTTCTTCTATGATGAGCATAAGCAACTTGTCCGTGTTAATGTCGGGGATTGCCTTTTCACGGCCGATCTCGGTTATGTTTACAAAGACGTGGACAATCTGTGGACAGACCCTAAATATGCGCCTAAACCAGCCAAGTCAAGGGCTCAGAGGTTGGAAGAACAGGCTAAGCGCGCACCGGTCAGTTTAAGGAAGAACTATGACGATGTCAAGTTCCCACTGGCTTTAGATGAGGCTGTGACTCTCGTGCTGAAGAGGCCCCAGAAATCGAGGAGCAAGAGCGAAAAGGAGGAAGTGCAAGAGGTTTTGAGTCTTGAAGGGATAGAGTTCGATAGCAGCATGTCTGTGAAGTTTGATGTGATTATCGATGAAGAAGATTACAAGCTGGTGAACGCAGGGAATGCAGAGTTTGCAGGAAGCTTTTTGAGCGTGCCACATTCTGGTGGTGATATGAACATGAATATGAAAACTGATTTCAGACTTGCTTTGACCGATTTGTTGGAACGTTTAGAAGCTGAGGATGATGAGAGTGTGCTGGTCACGTTGGTTCCCAGGGATGGGAGAGGGATCAAAATCCAAGGGATCAAGATAGAGCTTATATAA